In the genome of Persephonella sp. KM09-Lau-8, one region contains:
- a CDS encoding EAL domain-containing protein encodes MDLLKRQNFRLLKSLLSVGKVAVFLWKNEEDWPVEYVSESIKNLIGYSAEDFLSGKVRYADLIHPDDLERVIDEVKKYSREKPPYWIHQPYRLLRKDNSYIWVWDQTIPVFDNNGEVSHYFGYIVDITHEIEYSRFYKFFSEISKTFILEEESQNIFKILCLSLIRNFDIKTAIISNKDGEIIFLCEQNVECEHLIRAIVKRPDYLKSILENKIYITSIGSQNKLKLVALPVEIQPGETVVINLIGDTYEWNLYQNKGLLTRLHEDLKTILRETQVLKHSILLRKAIENAEEWFIITDSEGNILYANEFISKISGYSLEEIIGKNPRIFKSGLMNPKIYEELWNTIKKGKTFETIFINRKKNGELFYLEAKIVPVKLPDGEVRYISLARDITTEHKLHAELEKIKHFDPLTNLYNKDYFLSEVNRALENISSGILLTIDINDFSFINKKYGIQFGDLLLKEIAGRLKAILDETFIISRTGGDEFSIFMPLSIQDSFLFIIEIEEVLKKPFRIESENIKLLFNMGITVYPTDGKTAEELYQNAFLALNKSLQNGFGLIRFYDKEIEKEIASQLTTKELIEEAIENKNFIFFYQPYYNAWDINEIKGYEALLRIKDSKGNMHYPSEFIEFLEKSPYAVDFRDWALKEAVKTINKIKRSVSINLTALDLRDQKFLSDLIRFSSKLEPESPLVIEITERILFEDIEFSKAILKEIKSLPNIKIAIDDFGTGYSSLSYLIEFMPDIVKLDISFIRQITYNEKVRLLVKHIIEIAKSLNIKTIAEGIETQEQLKILRDFGCDFVQGFLLSRPLPAEKLKLP; translated from the coding sequence ATGGATTTATTGAAGAGACAAAATTTCCGCTTATTAAAGTCTTTGCTCTCTGTTGGAAAGGTTGCTGTTTTTTTGTGGAAAAACGAGGAAGACTGGCCTGTCGAGTATGTATCTGAAAGTATAAAAAATTTAATTGGATATTCTGCAGAGGATTTTTTATCAGGTAAAGTTAGGTATGCAGATTTAATTCATCCTGATGATTTGGAAAGGGTAATTGATGAGGTAAAGAAATATTCCCGAGAGAAACCGCCTTACTGGATACATCAGCCCTATAGATTATTAAGAAAAGACAATTCTTATATATGGGTCTGGGATCAGACTATTCCTGTATTTGATAACAATGGAGAAGTCTCACATTACTTTGGGTATATCGTTGATATAACCCATGAGATTGAATATAGCAGATTTTACAAGTTTTTCAGTGAAATCAGTAAAACTTTTATTTTAGAAGAAGAATCCCAAAATATATTCAAAATCTTATGTCTTTCTCTAATAAGAAACTTTGATATAAAAACAGCTATTATCTCTAATAAAGATGGGGAAATAATATTTTTATGCGAACAAAATGTAGAATGTGAACATTTAATAAGAGCTATCGTAAAAAGACCTGATTATCTAAAAAGTATATTAGAAAACAAAATATATATAACATCTATAGGATCACAAAATAAGCTTAAATTGGTGGCATTACCGGTAGAAATACAGCCAGGAGAGACAGTAGTTATAAATTTAATAGGAGATACCTATGAATGGAATCTATACCAGAATAAAGGATTATTAACGAGACTACATGAAGACCTTAAAACAATACTTAGAGAAACTCAGGTTTTAAAACACAGTATTCTTTTAAGAAAAGCAATAGAAAATGCAGAAGAGTGGTTTATTATTACAGACTCAGAAGGAAATATCCTCTATGCCAATGAATTTATCTCAAAAATATCAGGGTATAGTTTAGAAGAAATAATAGGTAAAAACCCACGAATATTCAAATCTGGTCTTATGAACCCTAAAATATATGAGGAGTTGTGGAATACCATAAAAAAAGGTAAAACTTTTGAAACAATATTTATCAACCGTAAGAAAAATGGAGAGCTTTTTTACTTAGAAGCAAAAATAGTGCCTGTGAAACTGCCTGATGGGGAAGTTCGTTATATCTCACTTGCCAGAGATATAACAACTGAACATAAGTTACATGCAGAACTGGAAAAAATTAAACATTTTGATCCTTTGACAAACCTTTATAATAAAGATTACTTTTTATCGGAAGTAAATCGAGCTCTTGAAAATATATCATCAGGAATCCTATTAACAATCGATATAAATGATTTTTCCTTTATAAACAAAAAATATGGTATCCAGTTTGGGGATTTATTACTTAAAGAAATTGCCGGTAGGCTAAAAGCCATACTTGATGAAACATTTATTATTAGCAGAACTGGAGGGGATGAATTCAGTATTTTTATGCCTTTAAGTATTCAGGATAGTTTTCTTTTCATAATAGAGATAGAAGAGGTTCTAAAAAAACCATTCAGGATAGAATCAGAAAATATAAAACTTTTGTTTAATATGGGAATTACTGTTTATCCTACAGATGGAAAAACTGCAGAAGAACTTTATCAAAATGCGTTTTTAGCATTAAACAAGTCTTTACAAAATGGATTTGGATTAATCAGATTCTATGACAAGGAAATAGAAAAAGAAATAGCAAGCCAGTTAACCACCAAAGAACTAATAGAAGAAGCCATAGAAAATAAGAATTTTATATTCTTCTATCAACCTTATTACAATGCGTGGGATATAAATGAAATAAAAGGTTATGAAGCTTTACTTAGAATAAAAGATTCCAAGGGAAATATGCACTATCCTTCAGAATTTATAGAGTTTTTAGAGAAAAGTCCTTACGCTGTAGATTTTAGAGACTGGGCTTTAAAAGAAGCAGTTAAAACAATTAACAAAATTAAAAGGTCTGTAAGTATAAATTTAACAGCCCTGGATTTGAGAGACCAGAAGTTTTTATCAGATTTAATACGTTTTTCTTCTAAATTGGAACCTGAGAGCCCTCTGGTTATAGAGATTACAGAAAGAATATTATTTGAAGATATAGAGTTTTCAAAAGCTATCCTGAAGGAAATCAAGTCTTTACCTAATATAAAAATAGCTATAGACGATTTTGGGACAGGGTATTCCTCTTTATCATATCTGATAGAGTTTATGCCAGATATTGTAAAATTGGATATCTCTTTTATAAGACAGATAACTTACAATGAAAAAGTTCGCCTTCTGGTGAAGCATATTATTGAGATTGCAAAATCACTAAATATAAAAACAATAGCAGAAGGAATAGAGACACAGGAGCAGCTTAAAATACTAAGAGATTTCGGATGTGATTTTGTTCAGGGCTTTCTTTTATCAAGACCTTTACCTGCAGAAAAATTAAAACTCCCATAA
- a CDS encoding aspartate aminotransferase family protein translates to MAENFIEEGNKYLIGNYARYPISFVKGEGVYLYDTQGKKYLDMLAGIAVNTLGHTDPDLAEAICNQAQQVIHVSNLFYIQPQIDVAKTLVENSCLDKAFFCNSGAEANETAIKLVRKYFYDKGRPDKYEIITFTGGFHGRTIGSLTATAQPKYHEGFKPLLQGIKYATFNDIDSLKSAITENTAAIMFELIQGEGGVNPIDEQFLQAIKELAEKHQLLIVIDEVQTGIGRTGKLFAYQHYDICPDIITLAKGLGGGVPIGAVLAKEEIAASFTPGTHGSTFGGNYLATAAAKVVLDKVLQKGFLEEVEEKGKYLKELIKGIGLDPRGKGLMIGCPLPSEKDASQIAKKCLENGLIIGTAGGNTLRFVPPLIITKQQIEEGVKILKDCL, encoded by the coding sequence ATGGCTGAAAATTTTATTGAAGAAGGAAATAAATATCTAATTGGGAATTACGCCAGATATCCGATTTCTTTTGTAAAAGGAGAAGGTGTTTATCTGTATGATACTCAGGGAAAAAAATACCTTGATATGCTTGCCGGTATAGCAGTTAATACCCTTGGTCATACAGACCCAGATTTGGCAGAAGCTATCTGTAATCAGGCTCAGCAGGTTATTCATGTATCAAATCTTTTTTATATACAGCCTCAAATAGATGTGGCAAAAACTCTTGTGGAAAATTCCTGTTTAGACAAAGCCTTTTTCTGCAATTCAGGTGCAGAAGCAAATGAAACAGCCATAAAACTTGTTAGAAAGTATTTTTATGATAAAGGAAGACCAGACAAATATGAAATAATAACATTTACAGGTGGATTTCATGGAAGGACAATAGGCTCATTGACAGCAACAGCCCAACCTAAGTATCACGAAGGATTTAAACCTCTGCTTCAGGGAATTAAATATGCCACTTTTAATGATATAGATAGTCTTAAATCTGCAATAACAGAGAACACAGCAGCAATAATGTTTGAACTGATACAGGGGGAAGGTGGTGTTAATCCAATAGATGAGCAGTTTTTACAGGCTATAAAAGAACTTGCAGAAAAACATCAGCTTTTAATTGTAATAGATGAAGTTCAGACAGGAATAGGTAGAACAGGAAAACTGTTTGCATACCAGCATTACGATATATGCCCTGACATAATAACACTGGCAAAAGGCCTCGGTGGAGGAGTCCCAATAGGTGCAGTTCTTGCAAAAGAAGAAATAGCTGCTTCATTTACCCCAGGAACACATGGTTCAACATTTGGAGGGAATTATCTGGCCACAGCGGCGGCAAAGGTTGTTTTAGATAAAGTATTACAAAAAGGATTTTTAGAAGAAGTTGAAGAAAAAGGAAAATATCTGAAAGAACTTATAAAAGGTATAGGTCTTGACCCACGGGGAAAAGGCCTTATGATAGGCTGTCCTCTTCCTTCTGAAAAAGATGCATCCCAAATAGCAAAAAAATGCCTCGAAAATGGTCTTATTATAGGAACTGCTGGTGGAAATACTCTGCGATTTGTTCCACCGTTAATCATTACAAAACAACAGATTGAAGAAGGAGTAAAAATACTAAAGGATTGTCTATAA
- the rnr gene encoding ribonuclease R → MEITEKDIINFLKHRGKPVYFKMLQRKLGVPKSEKKILRKLLKKLQKKKIIRYEKGKYLLTEWKQKEENLIEGRVEAHPSGYGFLIIGDEVEDLFIPPPEMKYLFDGDIVLARAVKRRKKDEAKIVKVIERAIKTAVGRYYKDRTGHYILLSDTVLPHKIYISKKEAKKYKLEPGTYVVVEITQYPAPRVRGRGKILKILGKTKNTLTVAEIIARKYNLPTEHSKEAIAEAEKLPSTVRITKNRRDLTKQICFTIDPPSARDHDDAVAIEKEGNLYRLYVHIADVSHYVKEGSAIDKEAFERGNTYYLPERALHMLPERLAADLCSLRPNEKKYAFTCEMLINRKGQVVEYDIYESVIISKAKLTYDEALRLIVGDPALEEKYPDVVQPLRYMEELAKILMKAKEKRGSIDFDMPESQILFTETGDPYDVVPYERHLAHRIIEEFMIIANETVARHMFKKELPFIYRVHEEPDLDKVIKFVDLVAGLGYDVSYPEKITPKFIQKILEKVAGTPEENLVRFMALRTMRQAKYSTENIGHFGLASDCYTHFTSPIRRYADINVHRMLKKAIKGKFTKKDLQILPDKLEEIAKQCSKMERVADDAERDALEILKLRILTNHIGEVFEGIITGVVSFGLFVEIEKYLIEGLIPIATLPGYFKYDELNQRLISEDKIFRLGDKIKVKIENVDEDLKKLDLSYVET, encoded by the coding sequence ATGGAAATAACAGAAAAAGATATTATTAATTTTTTAAAGCATAGAGGTAAGCCTGTTTACTTTAAAATGCTCCAGAGAAAGTTAGGAGTTCCAAAATCCGAGAAAAAAATCCTCCGTAAACTCCTAAAAAAACTCCAGAAGAAAAAAATAATCAGATATGAAAAAGGAAAATATCTGCTTACAGAATGGAAACAAAAGGAAGAAAATCTTATAGAAGGCAGAGTGGAAGCCCATCCAAGTGGCTATGGGTTTCTGATTATAGGGGACGAGGTTGAGGATTTATTTATCCCTCCTCCAGAAATGAAATACCTTTTTGACGGAGATATTGTCCTTGCCCGTGCGGTTAAAAGAAGAAAAAAAGATGAAGCAAAAATAGTAAAAGTAATAGAAAGAGCAATAAAAACAGCAGTTGGAAGATATTATAAAGACAGAACCGGTCATTATATTTTGCTATCGGATACGGTTTTACCCCATAAAATATACATCTCTAAAAAAGAAGCAAAAAAATATAAATTAGAACCGGGAACATATGTTGTTGTAGAAATAACCCAGTATCCTGCTCCCCGAGTCAGAGGTAGAGGAAAAATACTAAAGATCTTAGGAAAAACAAAAAATACACTTACTGTAGCAGAGATAATCGCCAGAAAATATAATCTGCCAACAGAACATTCAAAGGAAGCCATAGCCGAAGCGGAAAAACTTCCTTCAACTGTAAGAATAACAAAAAACAGAAGAGACCTTACAAAGCAAATATGTTTTACCATTGACCCACCATCTGCCAGAGACCATGATGATGCAGTTGCTATAGAAAAAGAGGGCAATTTATACAGACTTTATGTTCATATAGCAGATGTATCCCATTACGTAAAAGAAGGTTCTGCAATAGATAAAGAGGCTTTTGAAAGGGGAAATACATACTATCTTCCTGAAAGAGCACTTCACATGCTACCAGAAAGGCTTGCTGCTGACCTGTGCAGTTTAAGACCAAACGAGAAAAAATATGCTTTTACATGTGAGATGCTTATAAACAGAAAGGGTCAGGTTGTTGAATATGATATATATGAAAGTGTGATAATAAGTAAAGCAAAACTCACCTATGATGAAGCACTGAGGCTTATCGTGGGCGACCCTGCACTTGAAGAAAAATACCCAGATGTTGTCCAGCCCCTCAGATATATGGAAGAACTGGCAAAAATCCTTATGAAAGCAAAGGAAAAAAGAGGAAGCATTGATTTTGATATGCCAGAAAGCCAGATATTATTTACAGAAACAGGAGACCCTTATGATGTTGTCCCATACGAGAGACATCTGGCACACCGAATAATAGAGGAATTTATGATTATTGCCAATGAAACAGTTGCAAGACACATGTTCAAAAAAGAACTGCCTTTTATATACAGGGTTCACGAAGAACCAGATTTAGACAAAGTTATAAAATTTGTTGACCTTGTTGCAGGTCTTGGGTATGACGTTTCATATCCTGAAAAAATAACACCAAAATTTATTCAAAAAATCCTTGAAAAAGTTGCAGGCACACCTGAGGAAAACCTTGTCAGATTTATGGCCTTAAGAACCATGAGACAGGCAAAATATTCCACAGAAAATATAGGACATTTTGGGCTTGCTTCAGACTGCTATACCCATTTCACATCACCAATTAGAAGATATGCAGACATAAATGTTCACAGAATGCTTAAAAAAGCAATAAAAGGAAAATTTACCAAAAAAGACCTGCAGATACTTCCTGATAAACTTGAAGAGATTGCAAAACAATGCTCCAAAATGGAAAGGGTTGCCGATGATGCAGAAAGAGATGCACTGGAAATACTAAAACTTAGAATTCTTACCAATCATATTGGAGAAGTATTTGAGGGAATTATCACAGGAGTTGTTTCCTTTGGGCTTTTTGTTGAGATAGAAAAATATCTTATAGAAGGGCTTATTCCAATTGCCACACTGCCAGGATATTTCAAATATGACGAACTCAACCAGAGACTTATCAGCGAAGACAAAATTTTCAGACTTGGAGATAAAATTAAGGTAAAAATTGAGAATGTTGATGAAGACCTGAAAAAATTAGACCTTTCTTATGTGGAAACTTAA
- a CDS encoding ATP synthase F0 subunit B: MPEVHVIPDITLFVQLAIFLVFMFIMKKIYFDPYLEAFDEREKTVEQLLAEAEENKKKTEQLLEEVEKILAQTREESKKIMEQYHKETTEMVNNILRKAQQEAEKEIEDAKKEVAMTVEIEKKTMDKIIEKMAEEIAEKLLLKEKAA, encoded by the coding sequence ATGCCTGAGGTTCATGTAATACCAGATATTACTCTGTTTGTGCAGCTTGCCATATTCCTTGTGTTTATGTTCATTATGAAAAAAATCTACTTCGACCCTTACCTTGAAGCATTTGATGAAAGGGAAAAAACAGTAGAACAGCTTTTAGCAGAAGCTGAAGAAAATAAAAAGAAAACAGAACAACTACTTGAAGAAGTAGAAAAAATCCTTGCCCAGACCAGAGAAGAATCCAAGAAAATAATGGAGCAGTATCACAAAGAAACAACAGAAATGGTAAATAACATTCTGAGAAAAGCTCAGCAAGAAGCAGAAAAAGAAATAGAAGATGCCAAGAAAGAAGTTGCAATGACTGTAGAAATCGAAAAGAAAACAATGGATAAAATAATAGAAAAAATGGCAGAAGAAATTGCAGAAAAACTACTTCTCAAGGAGAAAGCGGCATGA
- a CDS encoding ATP synthase F0 subunit B has protein sequence MKKFFLLNLSIVSLAVASGGEGGLMIWKVLNTLILVALLAWIIKKWGVQFFENRRQSIASMVQEAQKAQEESKKALEDAKAKLEDAKLKFEESLKIAEETAKKEREVALKEAEEIAQRIKEQAKETIMVEIKKGENELRKYAVQKAIEISEKIVKEKANPEVEKELILKTLKSIS, from the coding sequence ATGAAAAAATTCTTCCTGCTTAACTTATCAATAGTGTCTCTGGCTGTTGCTTCAGGAGGAGAAGGCGGTTTAATGATATGGAAAGTTTTAAATACTTTAATTCTTGTGGCACTGCTTGCGTGGATTATTAAAAAGTGGGGTGTTCAGTTTTTTGAAAACAGAAGACAGTCTATTGCTTCTATGGTTCAGGAGGCACAAAAAGCCCAAGAAGAAAGCAAAAAAGCTCTTGAAGATGCAAAAGCCAAACTTGAGGATGCAAAGCTGAAATTTGAAGAATCCCTGAAAATAGCCGAGGAAACAGCAAAGAAAGAGAGAGAAGTAGCACTTAAAGAAGCAGAAGAAATAGCTCAAAGAATAAAAGAGCAGGCTAAAGAAACCATAATGGTAGAAATCAAAAAAGGAGAAAATGAACTCAGAAAATACGCAGTTCAAAAGGCTATTGAAATATCAGAAAAAATTGTAAAAGAAAAAGCAAATCCAGAAGTTGAGAAGGAATTAATCCTCAAAACACTTAAAAGCATATCCTGA
- the atpH gene encoding ATP synthase F1 subunit delta gives MKVDKKVLKRVVKVLLNKLPKEESVLIKVSDDLSLIQDLYRKDKTFRNLILNPQLPYEEKEKIINLLAEKASLNEHVVEALKYIVKVNKGNILREISDQFSFEVEKFFATVKGEVITAYPINESLLEEIKKAVESKLGKKVEFEVKQDPSIIAGVVVKAGSYVLDSSVKTYLRKLEQQLTSY, from the coding sequence TTGAAAGTAGATAAAAAAGTATTAAAAAGAGTTGTTAAAGTCCTGTTAAATAAACTTCCAAAAGAAGAATCTGTATTAATCAAAGTTTCTGACGACCTTTCTCTTATTCAGGATTTATACAGAAAAGATAAAACATTCAGAAATTTAATTTTAAATCCACAACTACCTTACGAAGAAAAAGAAAAAATAATAAATCTACTTGCAGAAAAGGCATCCCTTAATGAACATGTAGTAGAAGCTCTTAAATATATTGTTAAAGTCAACAAAGGAAATATTCTCAGGGAAATATCAGACCAGTTTTCCTTTGAGGTTGAAAAATTCTTTGCTACTGTAAAAGGAGAGGTTATCACAGCTTATCCTATAAATGAGTCCTTACTGGAAGAGATTAAAAAAGCAGTTGAAAGTAAACTGGGTAAGAAAGTAGAGTTTGAAGTTAAACAGGATCCATCAATAATAGCAGGAGTAGTTGTAAAAGCAGGAAGTTATGTTCTTGACTCCTCTGTTAAAACATATTTAAGAAAATTAGAGCAACAATTAACATCTTACTAA
- the atpA gene encoding F0F1 ATP synthase subunit alpha has product MSAIRAEEVAESLKKQLEEFEAKANLEEVGTVLQVGDGVARVFGLEKAMYGEMVEFENGKLGVAFNLEEDNVGIILLGDETGIEEGTIVKRTGKILEIPVGMGLVGRVVDGTGKPIDGKGPIEDIAYYSPVEKIAPGVVTRKSVHEPLQTGIKAIDAMIPIGRGQRELIIGDRATGKTTIAIDTILNQKGENVYCVYVAIGQKRAVVRQIVETLQKHGAMEYTTVVAATASDPATMQYIAPFVGCTIAEYFRDNGMHALIIYDDLTKHAYAYRQLSLLLRRPPGREAYPGDVFYLHSRLLERAAKLNDDLGAGSLTALPIIETQAGDVAAYIPTNVISITDGQIFLETDLFHKGVRPAINVGLSVSRVGGAAQIKAMKQVAGTLRLELAQFRELEAFVQFASELDKATQQQIARGQRLVELLKQPPNKPVPVEKQVAIIYAGTKGYLDDVPVNAIQKFEQEFYTFLDTEKPEVLEMIRAEKKLTDEIETKLKEAIEEFKKKVAF; this is encoded by the coding sequence ATGTCTGCAATAAGAGCTGAAGAAGTAGCTGAAAGCCTTAAAAAACAATTAGAAGAATTTGAAGCTAAAGCAAATCTTGAAGAAGTTGGAACAGTCCTCCAGGTTGGTGATGGTGTTGCAAGGGTGTTCGGCCTTGAAAAAGCTATGTACGGTGAGATGGTTGAGTTTGAAAATGGAAAATTAGGAGTTGCATTTAACCTTGAGGAAGATAACGTTGGTATTATTCTTCTTGGTGATGAAACTGGAATAGAAGAAGGAACAATAGTAAAAAGAACAGGAAAAATTCTTGAAATTCCTGTTGGAATGGGACTTGTTGGAAGGGTTGTTGATGGAACAGGAAAACCAATAGACGGAAAAGGACCAATAGAAGATATAGCATACTACTCACCTGTTGAAAAAATTGCTCCTGGTGTTGTTACAAGAAAATCTGTTCATGAGCCTCTCCAGACAGGTATCAAAGCTATTGACGCAATGATACCTATCGGAAGAGGACAGAGGGAGCTTATTATTGGTGACAGGGCTACAGGTAAAACAACAATTGCCATAGACACAATTCTCAACCAGAAAGGTGAAAATGTTTACTGTGTATATGTTGCGATAGGACAGAAAAGGGCTGTTGTTAGACAGATAGTTGAAACACTCCAGAAACACGGAGCTATGGAATACACAACTGTTGTTGCTGCTACAGCTTCAGACCCAGCAACAATGCAGTATATCGCTCCATTCGTTGGTTGCACAATTGCTGAGTACTTCAGAGATAACGGAATGCATGCTCTTATCATATATGACGACCTTACAAAACACGCTTATGCATACAGACAGCTTTCACTTCTTCTCAGAAGGCCTCCAGGAAGGGAAGCTTATCCTGGTGATGTTTTCTACCTCCACTCAAGACTTCTTGAAAGGGCTGCTAAGCTGAATGATGACCTTGGAGCAGGTTCATTAACAGCTCTCCCAATCATTGAAACACAGGCAGGTGACGTTGCAGCATACATCCCAACAAACGTTATTTCTATTACAGACGGTCAGATTTTCCTGGAAACAGACCTTTTCCACAAAGGTGTAAGACCTGCTATTAACGTTGGTCTTTCAGTTTCAAGGGTTGGTGGTGCCGCTCAGATTAAAGCTATGAAGCAGGTTGCAGGAACACTCAGACTTGAGCTTGCACAGTTCAGGGAGCTTGAAGCTTTCGTTCAGTTTGCTTCTGAGCTTGATAAAGCCACTCAGCAACAGATTGCCAGAGGTCAAAGACTTGTTGAGCTCCTTAAGCAGCCACCAAACAAACCAGTTCCAGTAGAAAAACAGGTGGCAATCATATACGCAGGAACAAAAGGATATCTTGATGATGTTCCAGTTAATGCAATACAGAAATTTGAACAGGAATTCTACACATTCCTTGACACAGAAAAACCTGAAGTTCTTGAAATGATTAGAGCAGAGAAAAAACTTACAGATGAAATAGAAACAAAACTGAAAGAAGCAATAGAAGAATTCAAAAAGAAAGTTGCCTTTTAG
- a CDS encoding F0F1 ATP synthase subunit gamma, with protein sequence MAKLSPRDIKRKIQGIKNTQRITKAMKAVSAAKLNKARAMLNATRPYSERLYDLINDLAMFVDRDIHPLLKIREEKTIDYIVITADRGLAGAFNSYVIKQTLNDVKKFEEEGKNVNLILIGRKAVQFFKNKNFNIIAEYEDIYRDHLNLAFTSQVGGIIAERYENEKTDAVYMVNNELLTTATYETKVRKLFPIEPQLDFSKLSELSRYNIEPSAEDVLEELLKRYINFQLYRALVESSTAEHAARMLAMDNATRNAGEAIRKWTIIFNKARQEAITTELIDIINASNAIQ encoded by the coding sequence ATGGCAAAACTCTCACCAAGGGATATTAAAAGAAAGATACAGGGTATAAAAAATACACAGCGTATCACAAAGGCAATGAAGGCGGTTTCTGCCGCCAAACTTAATAAAGCAAGAGCGATGCTCAATGCAACCCGCCCTTATTCTGAAAGGCTTTATGATCTTATAAATGATCTTGCGATGTTTGTTGATAGGGATATACATCCTCTTTTAAAAATCAGAGAAGAGAAAACAATAGATTACATCGTAATCACAGCAGACAGAGGCCTTGCAGGTGCATTTAACTCCTATGTTATAAAACAAACCCTTAATGATGTTAAAAAATTTGAAGAAGAAGGTAAGAATGTTAATCTTATTCTCATTGGAAGAAAGGCTGTTCAGTTCTTTAAAAATAAGAATTTTAATATAATCGCAGAATACGAAGATATTTACAGAGATCACCTTAACCTTGCCTTCACATCTCAGGTTGGTGGAATAATTGCAGAAAGATATGAAAATGAAAAAACAGATGCTGTTTATATGGTAAATAATGAGCTTTTAACTACAGCAACCTACGAAACAAAGGTAAGAAAGCTTTTCCCTATTGAACCTCAACTGGATTTCTCAAAACTTTCTGAGCTTTCCAGATATAACATAGAACCATCTGCTGAGGATGTTCTTGAGGAGCTTCTTAAAAGATACATTAACTTCCAGCTTTACAGGGCATTGGTTGAGTCTTCAACTGCTGAACATGCAGCAAGAATGCTTGCAATGGATAATGCAACCAGAAATGCTGGAGAAGCTATAAGAAAATGGACAATCATATTTAACAAAGCAAGACAGGAAGCAATTACTACAGAACTTATTGATATTATTAATGCTTCTAATGCAATTCAGTAA